The genomic DNA TGATTTGATGGCGGCGTACACCACCGGTCGTCACAAAGTCCAAGCGAATGCTTATAACGTGCTGAACGAGAAATACATTCTCGGAACAACCAATGGTAAGTCTGGCACCAACCAGGTTGGTTACGGTGCACCAGCTGAATTCATGCTCAGCTATGGCTATCAGTTCTAACTATAAGATCTTTTATAAATACTTTTGTTTGCTAGCAAATAGCGATCACTTTTGGCCTTATTTCGAGGCCGTTTAGCCCAAAAGGTCAAAAGGACATATCGAATCGATGGTAGCGCCTTTGACCTTAACCTGCCTTTTTAGGAGATTTTCATGCCTTACCAGAATTTGGATGGTAACCCCTGTACTCAATCGCACAAAAAGTTGCGTCTCAGTGCTCTATCAATGGCCATCGCTTCCGTGACGTCCATGGGCGTACTTGCAGCGTCTGAACCTCAAACGACAACCATGGAAACAGTCATCGTTACCGGTAGTTTGATAGGTAACTCAGAGCTCGAGGACGTAAAAGAGTACCCTGGATCTCGTACCGTTTTGACCAATGAACAGATTAAAAAAACGGGTACGCTTTCGGTTGATTCTGCTCTTCAAAGTGTTCCTGGTATTAAGGTTCAAGATGAAACGGGCACAGGTGTTCTGCCTAACGTCTCAGTTCGCGGTTTGAAGGAAAGTCGAAGTGGTCAGGCTCAGTTTCTAATGGATGGCGTGCCGCTTACTCTAGCGCCTTATGGTCATACTGGACAATCCATCTTCCCAGCGACGCTTTCGATGCTTGATCGTATTGATATTGTGCGTGGCGGTGCGGCGGTACAGTACGGGCCAAACAACGTGGGGGGGGTGATCAACCTGGTGACCAAGCCTATTCCTCACCAATGGCAAACGGAAATCAGTAACCGCTTTACCGTTTTTGAAGATGGCGATATCCCGCTGAACGATATTTATCTGCGTACTGGTGGTTGGCTGAATGATAAACTGGCACTCCAAGTAGAAGGTAATTTCTTAAAAGGAGAAAGCTTCCGCGAACACTCTGACACCGATGTTAAAAACTTCCAGGCTAAGTTGCAGTGGTTACTGAATGATACTCAAGAACTACAAGCTTTCGTCCAGCGTTATGATGCTGACACGCAAATGCCGGGTGCTTTATCGCCAGAAGATTACGAGAAAGACCGTACACAATCCAAGCGCCCTTATGATGAGTACCAAGGTAAGTCGACGCGTTGGAGCTTAAAGTATTTACATGATTTGAATATTGCTGATAGTGCCGAGCTAGAAGTACTGACTTTTGGCCATCGTTCTGAGCGTTTCTTCCAGTGGGGTTACAACAGTACTAAAGGTGTGGAGTGGTCTGATCCATCACTTCCGTCGACTGATATTCGCACGTCACCACGTGAATTTAAGGTATATGGGGTAGAACCGAAACTCGCGATCTATTTTGACGGCAATACAGTGACCCAAAACGTAATTGTTGGGGCTCGCTACGTCAACGAAGATATCGATTACAAGCTTACTCAAACGCCGATTGCTGGTGGCTTGACAACGACTCCACGTGACTGGCACTTAGACACCGACGCTTATGCTGGCTATATCAGTAACGAAATTGGTTTGTTTAATGATGTATTAAAGGTAACACCAGGTGTTCGTTATGAATCAATTGATATGGCATATAGTGATTTAGGTGAAGGAAAGAAAAAAAATAATAGGGTGACTGAGTGGTTGCCTGGCTTAACGGTGGCATACCATCTAACTGAGCAATGGGTTGGTTATACCAATGCACAGAAATCCTTGCGTGCACCTCAAATATCTAACATTAAACTTCATGGTGAGGAGGGCAGTGAGCTCGCATGGAACTATGAGGTGGGTGCTCGCTACAATCAAGATTCAACCAGTTTCAACGTAGCGCTTTACCGAATCGATTTTGAAGATCAGCTTCAATGGCAAAAAGCGACTGAAACTTTCGACAATATTGGAAAAACACTTCACCAAGGTGTTGAGCTTTCCGGCCGTTACACGCTGGAATCTCTTCAGGCTCTGAGCTTAGGAGCGGGTTATAATTACCTAGACGCAACGATTGAAGAAGACGGTGCAAATAAGGGTAATCAACTGCCTTACACCTCTAAACATCAATTTAGCTGGGATGCGACTTACGCATTTAGCAAGCTAGACACGACCTTGTCTGGTTATTACTTCAGCGAGT from Vibrio chagasii includes the following:
- a CDS encoding TonB-dependent receptor family protein, producing MPYQNLDGNPCTQSHKKLRLSALSMAIASVTSMGVLAASEPQTTTMETVIVTGSLIGNSELEDVKEYPGSRTVLTNEQIKKTGTLSVDSALQSVPGIKVQDETGTGVLPNVSVRGLKESRSGQAQFLMDGVPLTLAPYGHTGQSIFPATLSMLDRIDIVRGGAAVQYGPNNVGGVINLVTKPIPHQWQTEISNRFTVFEDGDIPLNDIYLRTGGWLNDKLALQVEGNFLKGESFREHSDTDVKNFQAKLQWLLNDTQELQAFVQRYDADTQMPGALSPEDYEKDRTQSKRPYDEYQGKSTRWSLKYLHDLNIADSAELEVLTFGHRSERFFQWGYNSTKGVEWSDPSLPSTDIRTSPREFKVYGVEPKLAIYFDGNTVTQNVIVGARYVNEDIDYKLTQTPIAGGLTTTPRDWHLDTDAYAGYISNEIGLFNDVLKVTPGVRYESIDMAYSDLGEGKKKNNRVTEWLPGLTVAYHLTEQWVGYTNAQKSLRAPQISNIKLHGEEGSELAWNYEVGARYNQDSTSFNVALYRIDFEDQLQWQKATETFDNIGKTLHQGVELSGRYTLESLQALSLGAGYNYLDATIEEDGANKGNQLPYTSKHQFSWDATYAFSKLDTTLSGYYFSESYSDNANTSDEDAIGATGKVPAYMVWNFNLGSDLYKDESSKLRMNFAVNNLFDEDYYFRGIDTSPVGRYPAPGRSYTLDLNYQF